One Actinoplanes missouriensis 431 DNA segment encodes these proteins:
- a CDS encoding MarR family winged helix-turn-helix transcriptional regulator, with protein MTPDTDIAERLRQSIGHLVRVVRAQADTLPPPQAAALGTLDRDGPRTIAGLAAARGVKHQSMSRTVGELEALGLVTRTPNPDDRRAVLITLTGAGVARLGEDREARRRWVAGAIAARLTAEERRVLQTVPDLLDRLAAGP; from the coding sequence ATGACGCCGGACACAGACATCGCCGAGCGGCTCCGGCAGTCGATCGGCCACCTCGTGCGGGTGGTCCGCGCGCAGGCCGACACGCTCCCGCCGCCGCAGGCCGCCGCGCTCGGCACCCTGGACCGGGACGGGCCGCGGACCATCGCGGGACTAGCGGCCGCGCGCGGCGTGAAACACCAGAGCATGAGCCGGACCGTCGGGGAACTGGAGGCGCTCGGCCTGGTGACCCGCACGCCGAACCCGGATGATCGACGGGCCGTGCTGATCACGCTGACCGGTGCCGGCGTGGCCCGGCTGGGGGAGGACCGCGAGGCCCGGCGCCGCTGGGTGGCCGGCGCGATCGCCGCCCGCCTCACCGCGGAGGAGCGCCGCGTCCTGCAGACCGTCCCCGACCTGCTGGACCGCTTGGCCGCCGGGCCCTGA
- a CDS encoding beta-L-arabinofuranosidase domain-containing protein → MKRRSVLAAGAAGATLATVAPPALAAGASPLTGPSSPGGGPGVPQVRLLPSRFLDNMNRTVAYLRFVDLDRMLHMFRVTAGLPSAAEPLGGWEAPTVQLRGHTTGHLLSGLAQAAYHLDDRDLKARSAALVDGLKACQAPNGYLSAFPETIFDQLEAGKNPWAPYYTIHKIFAGLLDQHRLLGNTTALDVARRMADWVGSRVSKLTREQMQKVLHVEFGGMNESFVNLYRVTGEAAHLELARAFDHDEIFVPLSEKRDTLAGRHANTDIPKVVGAAAMYQATGSDYHRTIATYFWDQVVRHHSYVIGGNSNAEFFGPPGQVVSQLGENTCENCNTYNMLKLTERLYAIDPSRTDYLDYHEWALINQMLGEQDPDSAHGNVTYYTGLSSTASRKGKEGLVSDPGSYSSDYGNFSCDHGSGLETHTKFAEPIYDTSRDTLSVKLFIPSETTFRGAKIQINTMFPYRETVRLRVDGTGAPFTLRVRIPSWVRDPALRVNGKPVPAHPGRFATIRRVWRRGDVVTLHLPFRTRWLPAPDNPAVHALTYGPLVLAGRYGAQGPATLPTADPRTLRREAGAAEFSVVVGGQRVRLSPFLDVHHEHYNVYFALPPARPRHGTVASYPLTGLREARRRWPDAVLAGGAVPGERGIELNGTGAHVVLPAGLPASLSKLTVSVWVRLDSIANSARVFDLGFNTQSYMFLTPRTGLNRARFAMKLGGMEAEDFVDAAVALPVGVWTHVEIRVAETLTFLINGEVSGVNESPKMGALLLGATQFNYLGRSQNVKHPFLHGAVADFTLSAPK, encoded by the coding sequence ATGAAGCGTCGTTCCGTTCTGGCCGCCGGCGCTGCCGGGGCCACCCTCGCCACCGTCGCGCCGCCCGCCCTCGCCGCCGGCGCTTCGCCGCTCACCGGCCCGTCGTCGCCCGGCGGCGGCCCGGGGGTTCCCCAGGTCCGGCTGCTGCCCAGCCGGTTCCTGGACAACATGAATCGCACCGTCGCCTACCTGCGCTTCGTCGACCTGGACCGGATGCTGCACATGTTCCGGGTCACGGCCGGGCTGCCCAGCGCCGCCGAGCCGCTCGGTGGCTGGGAGGCGCCGACCGTCCAGCTCCGCGGGCACACCACAGGTCATCTGCTCTCCGGGCTCGCGCAGGCCGCGTACCATCTGGATGATCGTGATCTGAAGGCGCGCAGCGCCGCCCTGGTCGACGGGCTCAAGGCGTGCCAGGCGCCGAACGGCTATCTGTCCGCGTTCCCGGAGACCATTTTCGATCAGCTCGAGGCCGGTAAGAACCCGTGGGCGCCGTACTACACGATCCACAAGATCTTCGCGGGGCTCCTCGATCAGCACCGGCTGCTCGGCAACACGACGGCCCTCGACGTCGCGCGCCGGATGGCCGACTGGGTCGGTTCGCGGGTGTCGAAGCTGACCCGCGAGCAGATGCAGAAGGTGCTGCACGTCGAGTTCGGCGGCATGAACGAGTCGTTCGTCAACCTGTACCGGGTGACGGGTGAGGCGGCGCACCTGGAACTGGCCCGGGCGTTCGACCACGACGAGATCTTCGTGCCGCTGTCGGAGAAGCGGGACACCCTCGCCGGCCGGCACGCCAACACCGACATCCCCAAGGTCGTGGGCGCCGCGGCGATGTACCAGGCGACCGGTTCCGATTACCACCGGACGATCGCCACGTACTTCTGGGACCAGGTGGTCAGGCACCACAGTTACGTGATCGGCGGCAACTCCAACGCCGAGTTCTTCGGCCCACCCGGCCAGGTGGTCAGCCAGCTCGGCGAGAACACCTGCGAGAACTGCAACACGTACAACATGCTCAAGCTGACCGAGCGGCTCTACGCCATCGATCCGTCGCGCACCGACTACCTGGACTACCACGAGTGGGCGCTGATCAACCAAATGCTCGGCGAGCAGGACCCGGACTCGGCGCACGGCAACGTCACCTACTACACCGGCCTCTCCTCCACCGCCTCCCGCAAGGGCAAGGAGGGGCTGGTCAGCGACCCCGGCTCGTACAGCAGCGACTACGGCAACTTCAGCTGCGACCACGGCAGCGGCCTGGAGACGCACACCAAGTTCGCCGAGCCGATCTACGACACCAGCCGCGACACGCTCTCGGTGAAGCTCTTCATCCCCTCCGAGACCACCTTCCGAGGCGCCAAGATCCAGATCAACACCATGTTCCCGTACCGGGAAACGGTACGTCTCCGGGTCGACGGCACCGGTGCGCCGTTCACCCTGCGCGTCCGCATCCCGTCCTGGGTCCGTGACCCCGCGCTGCGCGTGAACGGCAAGCCGGTCCCCGCCCACCCCGGCCGGTTCGCCACGATCCGGCGGGTCTGGCGCCGCGGCGACGTGGTCACCCTGCACCTGCCGTTCCGCACCCGCTGGCTGCCCGCGCCGGACAACCCGGCCGTGCACGCCCTCACGTACGGCCCGCTGGTCCTCGCCGGACGCTACGGCGCGCAGGGGCCGGCGACGCTGCCCACGGCGGATCCGCGCACCCTGCGGCGGGAGGCGGGCGCGGCCGAATTCAGCGTCGTCGTCGGCGGGCAGCGGGTCCGACTGAGCCCGTTCCTCGACGTGCATCACGAGCACTACAACGTGTACTTCGCGCTGCCGCCGGCCAGGCCCCGGCACGGGACCGTCGCCTCGTACCCCCTGACGGGTTTGCGGGAAGCCCGGCGCCGCTGGCCGGACGCCGTGCTGGCGGGCGGCGCCGTCCCCGGTGAGCGGGGCATCGAGCTGAACGGCACCGGGGCGCACGTGGTCCTGCCGGCCGGGCTGCCTGCGTCACTGTCGAAACTGACCGTCTCGGTGTGGGTGCGGCTGGACAGCATCGCCAACTCGGCGCGGGTGTTCGACCTGGGGTTCAACACCCAGTCGTACATGTTCCTGACCCCGCGCACCGGCCTGAACCGGGCCCGATTCGCGATGAAGCTCGGCGGTATGGAGGCCGAGGACTTCGTCGACGCGGCCGTGGCGCTGCCGGTCGGGGTGTGGACCCACGTCGAGATCCGGGTGGCCGAGACGCTGACCTTCCTGATCAACGGCGAGGTCAGCGGCGTGAACGAGTCGCCGAAGATGGGCGCGCTGCTGCTCGGCGCGACCCAGTTCAATTACCTGGGGCGCTCCCAGAACGTGAAACACCCCTTCCTGCACGGCGCCGTGGCCGACTTCACCCTGTCAGCCCCGAAGTAG
- a CDS encoding CHAT domain-containing tetratricopeptide repeat protein: MTAGPGSAPVAVIGVSERSREPDGSFVVRVSFPDATEYEVAVVDPAVAGDEERLAWYFEEHLRFPFLDQDWDDDAVERLQAYGQRLFDQIFGGPAAADYRALARRGFDGCRLQVQGSAAFHRLHWEALFDPELPVPAVLRLPVTRRVDLPSRGFELPPERPTLNILVVTARPGGRADVGFRTISRPLLDGLRTADRPVVVDLVRPGTWQAVERQLRDATKLHGTGYYQVVHFDVHGAVAGFDELQAGRAADRYLFGSGKPVAFEGQRAFLFFETPVEGKSEPVSAQQVADLLAEHRVPVAVLNACQSAKEPASEASLAQRLVAAGVPVTVGMAYSVTVSAARKAMPLLYTGLSRGDDPVTAMQTARRSLFDDKARQAYFDQSLDLEDWVLPVVFAQREVRLRLSDMSVEQQTRYYEREVLVGDEPHTEYGFVGRDLDIQAIERRLLIDENRTMLLVKGMAGAGKSTLLQHLGWWWQRTGLVEMVFRFSYEDRAWTVDQMIHGIAATLLDKVEQAKLEMLPAAAQPQRIAQLLRARRYLLILDNTESITATPAAIPHALAEPEQERLAGFLAGLRGGKTLVLFGSREDEQWLGPRTFADNIYDLPGLDAQAASTLIEAILTRHGGTRHLTEKDQRTALDELTALLGGYPLPLTVVLPALRTSTPAQILAELQQGGSDADPVGLIGRAIEYSHGKLDPSTQNSLLMLAPFTASIPIVALDSYQQYLADHDAVADLSGMDLAAAVAELVRVGLAAPHPQLEAWVQILPVLPYFLRTRIQHQPDLQAAAQQAHYELYTALGQLIARMLTSNEPEQRAVGRVAVRAEYANLTTALDHGLRTQQVIGPIIYAVDEYLHQTKQQDSRRHLVDTAIAAGRDPDREDLRRELAQLHHLAGMVAQEERRFEQAEAYYRRSLELVLEFGDRHGAARTYHQLGMVAQEQRRFEQAEAHYRRSLELELEFGDRHGAALTYHQLGRVAQEQRRFEQAEAHYRQALELKLEFGDRHGAALTYHQLGTVAQEQRRFEQAEAHYRQALELKLEFGDRHGAATTYHQLGWVAQEQRRFEQAEAHYRQALELVLEFGDRHGAAGTYHQLGMVAQDQRRFEQAEAHYRQALDLALEFGDRHGAARPYHQLGRVAQDQRRFEQAEAHYRQALEFLLEFGDRHSAAGTYHQLGMVAQDQRRFEQAEAHYRQALELLLEFGDRHGAASSYHQLGLVGQGQQRFHDAAAALTQAAALWHELYEVWPDETLIALRSVRQNLDPRDYQQILQVHVPPDLTDAFNAAVDDTAE; encoded by the coding sequence GTGACTGCCGGTCCGGGCTCGGCACCGGTGGCGGTGATCGGTGTGTCCGAGCGGTCTCGCGAGCCGGATGGGTCGTTCGTCGTGCGGGTGTCGTTTCCGGATGCGACGGAGTATGAGGTTGCTGTTGTCGACCCGGCTGTAGCGGGTGACGAGGAACGGCTGGCCTGGTATTTCGAGGAGCATCTGCGTTTCCCGTTCCTGGATCAGGACTGGGACGACGATGCGGTGGAACGGCTACAGGCGTACGGTCAGCGGCTGTTTGATCAGATTTTCGGTGGGCCGGCGGCGGCTGACTACCGGGCGCTGGCCAGGCGCGGGTTCGATGGTTGCCGCCTTCAGGTGCAGGGCTCGGCGGCGTTTCACCGGTTGCATTGGGAAGCGTTGTTCGATCCGGAGTTGCCGGTGCCCGCGGTGTTGCGGCTGCCGGTGACGCGCCGGGTGGATCTGCCGTCGCGGGGGTTCGAGTTACCTCCTGAACGGCCGACGTTGAACATCCTGGTGGTGACTGCCCGTCCGGGTGGGCGGGCCGATGTGGGGTTCCGCACGATCTCGCGGCCGTTGCTGGACGGGTTGCGCACGGCGGACCGTCCGGTGGTCGTGGATCTGGTGCGTCCTGGGACGTGGCAGGCGGTGGAGCGGCAGTTGCGGGACGCGACGAAGCTGCACGGTACGGGCTACTACCAGGTGGTCCATTTTGACGTGCATGGTGCGGTGGCCGGGTTCGACGAGTTGCAGGCCGGTCGTGCCGCTGATCGGTATCTGTTCGGGTCGGGTAAGCCGGTGGCGTTCGAGGGTCAGCGGGCTTTTCTGTTCTTCGAGACCCCTGTTGAGGGGAAGTCGGAGCCGGTGTCGGCGCAGCAGGTCGCTGATCTGCTGGCCGAGCATCGGGTGCCGGTTGCGGTGCTGAACGCCTGCCAGTCGGCGAAGGAACCGGCCAGCGAGGCGAGTCTGGCCCAGCGGTTGGTCGCTGCGGGCGTGCCGGTCACGGTGGGTATGGCGTATTCGGTGACGGTGTCGGCGGCGCGGAAGGCGATGCCGCTGCTGTACACCGGTCTGTCCCGAGGCGATGATCCGGTCACCGCGATGCAGACGGCACGGCGGTCGCTGTTCGACGACAAGGCCCGCCAGGCGTATTTCGACCAGAGTCTGGATCTGGAGGACTGGGTTCTGCCGGTGGTGTTCGCCCAACGCGAGGTCCGGCTGAGGCTGTCGGACATGTCGGTGGAACAACAGACCCGCTACTACGAGCGGGAGGTGCTGGTCGGCGATGAACCGCACACCGAGTACGGGTTCGTGGGCCGTGACCTGGACATCCAGGCGATAGAGCGGCGGCTGCTGATCGATGAGAACCGCACCATGCTGCTCGTCAAAGGCATGGCCGGCGCCGGCAAATCGACTCTGTTGCAGCATCTCGGCTGGTGGTGGCAGCGCACCGGCCTGGTCGAGATGGTGTTCCGGTTCAGTTACGAGGACCGGGCCTGGACCGTCGATCAGATGATCCACGGTATCGCCGCGACGCTGCTGGACAAGGTGGAGCAGGCGAAGCTGGAGATGCTCCCCGCCGCCGCCCAGCCGCAGCGGATCGCGCAGTTGCTGCGGGCACGCCGGTACCTGCTGATCCTGGACAACACCGAGTCGATCACCGCGACTCCGGCGGCGATCCCGCACGCCTTGGCCGAACCGGAGCAAGAGCGCCTCGCGGGGTTCCTGGCCGGGCTGCGGGGCGGGAAGACGCTGGTGCTGTTCGGCTCCCGGGAGGATGAACAGTGGTTGGGTCCGCGCACCTTCGCCGACAACATCTACGACCTACCCGGTCTGGACGCTCAGGCCGCGTCGACGCTGATCGAGGCGATCCTGACTCGCCACGGCGGCACCCGTCACCTCACCGAGAAAGACCAGCGCACGGCCCTGGACGAACTGACCGCTCTGCTCGGCGGATATCCGCTTCCGCTCACTGTGGTCCTGCCCGCCCTACGCACCTCCACCCCGGCGCAGATCCTCGCCGAGCTGCAACAGGGAGGCAGCGACGCCGACCCGGTCGGGTTGATCGGCCGGGCCATCGAGTACAGCCACGGCAAACTCGACCCCAGTACCCAGAATTCCCTGCTGATGCTGGCCCCGTTCACTGCCAGTATCCCCATCGTGGCCCTCGACAGCTATCAGCAGTACCTCGCCGACCACGACGCGGTTGCCGACCTCAGTGGAATGGACCTGGCCGCCGCGGTCGCTGAACTGGTCCGGGTCGGCCTGGCCGCACCCCATCCCCAGCTTGAGGCCTGGGTGCAGATCCTGCCGGTGCTGCCGTATTTCCTACGGACCCGCATCCAGCACCAACCCGATCTGCAAGCCGCCGCTCAGCAAGCCCACTATGAGCTGTACACCGCGCTCGGGCAGCTGATCGCCCGGATGCTCACCTCGAACGAACCAGAGCAGCGTGCTGTGGGCCGTGTGGCGGTGCGCGCCGAATACGCGAACCTGACCACTGCCCTCGACCACGGCCTCCGCACCCAGCAAGTCATCGGCCCGATCATCTACGCGGTCGACGAATATCTCCACCAGACAAAACAGCAGGACAGCCGCAGGCACCTGGTCGACACGGCGATCGCCGCCGGCCGTGACCCGGACCGCGAAGACCTCCGCCGGGAACTCGCACAGCTTCACCATTTGGCCGGCATGGTGGCGCAGGAGGAGCGGCGTTTCGAGCAGGCTGAGGCTTATTACCGGCGGTCTTTGGAACTCGTGTTGGAGTTCGGTGACCGGCACGGTGCCGCCCGCACTTACCATCAGCTTGGGATGGTGGCGCAGGAGCAGCGGCGTTTCGAGCAGGCTGAGGCTCATTACCGGCGGTCTTTGGAACTCGAGCTGGAGTTCGGTGACCGGCACGGTGCCGCCCTCACCTACCATCAGCTCGGCCGGGTGGCGCAGGAGCAGCGGCGTTTCGAGCAGGCTGAGGCTCATTACCGGCAGGCCCTGGAACTCAAGCTGGAGTTCGGTGACCGGCACGGTGCCGCCCTCACCTACCATCAGCTTGGGACGGTGGCGCAGGAGCAGCGGCGTTTCGAGCAGGCTGAGGCTCATTACCGGCAGGCCCTGGAACTCAAGCTGGAGTTCGGTGACCGGCACGGCGCCGCCACCACTTACCATCAGCTCGGCTGGGTGGCGCAGGAGCAGCGGCGTTTCGAGCAGGCTGAGGCTCATTACCGGCAGGCCCTGGAACTCGTGCTGGAGTTCGGTGACCGGCACGGCGCCGCCGGCACTTACCATCAGCTTGGGATGGTGGCGCAGGATCAGCGGCGTTTCGAGCAGGCTGAGGCTCATTACCGGCAGGCCCTGGACCTTGCGCTGGAGTTCGGTGACCGGCACGGCGCCGCCCGCCCCTACCATCAGCTCGGCCGGGTCGCACAGGATCAGCGGCGTTTCGAGCAGGCCGAGGCTCATTACCGGCAGGCCTTGGAATTCCTGCTTGAGTTCGGTGACCGGCACAGCGCCGCCGGCACTTACCATCAGCTCGGGATGGTGGCGCAGGATCAGCGGCGTTTCGAGCAGGCCGAGGCTCACTATCGGCAGGCCCTGGAACTCTTGCTGGAGTTCGGTGACCGGCACGGTGCGGCCTCCAGTTACCATCAGCTCGGGCTGGTGGGACAGGGCCAGCAACGCTTCCACGACGCGGCAGCGGCGTTAACTCAAGCCGCTGCCCTCTGGCATGAGTTGTACGAGGTTTGGCCCGATGAGACGTTGATTGCCCTACGTAGCGTCCGGCAGAACCTGGACCCTAGGGACTACCAGCAGATTCTTCAGGTACATGTGCCCCCCGATCTCACCGATGCCTTCAACGCCGCGGTCGACGACACCGCCGAATAG
- a CDS encoding glycosyl hydrolase — translation MKRRSVLALGAAGAAAATLPWPSAAAAHAAGALKPFEAGAKFRWWWPHGLVDPVEIAREIDQIADAGFAGMEIQDVHHSIRGGVDLDPAGHGWGTQPWRDAVEAALRQAKRRGVTIDLAVGPSWPAAVPGITPDDPAATKELVHTVTPFTGSITAPVAAGVFAVQIARVVTGTTLDPASVQTITPVGGQVSVTAGEGNWLLLTYLVRGSGQEPEGGPHTDPHSYVVDHFSRAGTRAIIDTWNELVLTRSIRKLLRDAGGDLFEDSLELETDWTLWTPDMPAEFAKRTGTDLLPLLPILLNPKGKYLYTFASDPTNHARDAFNQVLSDLYHENHLIPLREFAHSLGLKLRAQPYGLSTDAIRSATLLDVAESESLGFKNLDDYRVLASARDMAGKKVLSCEAAAYANGAYSTTWNKVLQTMGSVFAGGVNQAVLHGFAYSDAPGAAWPGFAAFSPYNGNGIGYAEAWGPRQPTWRHARDVSGWFARTQEVLQTGTARADLVFFRQKGWTATGIGAPWATNDGIPIGWTHGFADEASLSLPAAKVRDGRLGPPRYKAMILDGDIFRGKDHTLSVRGLRQLLSFARKGLPTIVVGNWSDVHPAELQPLLQQLLALPVVRNVADQAAIPAALEELGVKRDVEYAKSSLMTVRRVDDDSDYYYLANARHAENRVIQAIDHDVWLTTASRSSVPVVINAWTGAREGVPFERDGHRVRVRVALQPGQSQLLAFERRRAAIPSRTFTETVPVAGPWELEVEDWQPTGVTRHNVTLTELLPWSAIPALADVSGIGRYRTTINSPSQARALLQLGKVVDTCRVRLNGRLLPPIDVLQPVADLRLRRGVNTLEVEVATTLLNRLRTTSPSVFGIAARQAYGLLGPVTLRYYV, via the coding sequence ATGAAACGCCGTTCCGTCCTCGCCCTCGGCGCCGCCGGCGCCGCCGCCGCGACCCTCCCCTGGCCGTCGGCCGCCGCCGCCCACGCCGCCGGAGCGCTGAAGCCGTTCGAGGCCGGCGCCAAGTTCCGCTGGTGGTGGCCGCACGGCCTGGTCGACCCGGTCGAGATCGCCCGCGAGATCGACCAGATCGCGGACGCCGGGTTCGCCGGCATGGAGATCCAGGACGTGCACCACAGCATCCGCGGCGGCGTCGACCTGGACCCGGCCGGGCACGGCTGGGGCACCCAGCCGTGGCGCGACGCCGTCGAGGCCGCGCTGCGCCAGGCCAAGAGGCGCGGTGTGACGATCGACCTCGCGGTCGGCCCGAGCTGGCCGGCCGCCGTCCCCGGCATCACCCCCGACGACCCGGCCGCGACGAAAGAGCTGGTCCACACGGTCACGCCGTTCACCGGCAGCATCACCGCGCCGGTCGCCGCTGGCGTGTTCGCGGTCCAGATCGCCCGGGTCGTCACCGGGACCACGCTCGACCCCGCCTCCGTGCAGACGATCACCCCGGTCGGCGGTCAGGTCAGCGTCACGGCCGGCGAGGGCAACTGGCTGCTCCTCACCTATCTGGTCCGCGGCTCCGGGCAGGAACCCGAGGGCGGCCCGCACACCGACCCGCACTCCTACGTGGTCGACCACTTCAGCAGGGCCGGCACCCGGGCGATCATCGACACCTGGAACGAGCTGGTCCTCACCCGCAGCATCCGTAAGCTGCTGCGCGACGCCGGCGGCGACCTCTTCGAGGACTCCCTCGAACTGGAGACCGACTGGACGCTGTGGACGCCGGACATGCCCGCCGAGTTCGCCAAGCGCACCGGCACCGACCTGCTTCCGCTGCTGCCGATCCTGCTCAACCCCAAGGGCAAGTACCTCTACACGTTCGCGTCCGACCCCACCAACCACGCGCGGGACGCGTTCAACCAGGTGCTCTCCGACCTGTACCACGAGAACCACCTGATCCCGCTGCGCGAGTTCGCCCACTCGCTCGGCCTCAAGCTGCGGGCCCAGCCGTACGGGCTCTCCACCGACGCGATCCGCAGCGCCACCCTGCTCGACGTGGCGGAGAGCGAGTCGCTCGGCTTCAAGAACCTGGACGACTACCGGGTGCTCGCCTCCGCGCGGGACATGGCCGGTAAGAAGGTGCTTTCCTGCGAGGCGGCCGCCTACGCGAACGGCGCCTACAGCACCACCTGGAACAAGGTGCTGCAGACGATGGGCAGCGTGTTCGCCGGCGGCGTCAACCAGGCGGTCCTGCACGGGTTCGCCTACTCCGACGCGCCGGGCGCGGCGTGGCCCGGCTTCGCGGCGTTCTCGCCCTACAACGGCAACGGCATCGGCTATGCGGAGGCCTGGGGCCCGCGTCAGCCGACCTGGCGGCACGCCCGTGACGTGTCCGGCTGGTTCGCCCGTACCCAGGAAGTGCTCCAGACCGGAACCGCCCGCGCCGACCTGGTGTTCTTCCGGCAGAAGGGCTGGACCGCGACCGGAATCGGCGCGCCCTGGGCGACCAACGACGGCATCCCGATCGGCTGGACGCACGGTTTCGCCGACGAGGCGTCGCTCTCCCTGCCGGCCGCGAAGGTCCGCGACGGCCGGCTCGGGCCGCCGCGCTACAAGGCGATGATCCTCGACGGGGACATCTTCCGGGGCAAGGACCACACCCTTTCGGTACGGGGTTTGCGACAGCTCCTGTCGTTCGCCCGCAAGGGCCTGCCGACGATCGTGGTCGGCAACTGGTCCGACGTGCACCCCGCCGAGCTCCAGCCCCTGCTGCAGCAGCTGCTCGCCCTGCCGGTGGTGCGCAACGTCGCCGACCAGGCCGCGATCCCGGCCGCTCTGGAGGAGCTCGGGGTGAAGCGGGACGTCGAGTACGCCAAGTCGTCGCTGATGACCGTGCGGCGGGTCGACGACGACAGCGACTACTACTACCTGGCGAACGCGCGGCACGCCGAGAACCGGGTGATCCAGGCGATCGACCACGACGTGTGGCTGACCACCGCGTCCCGGTCGTCGGTGCCGGTCGTCATCAACGCCTGGACGGGCGCCCGGGAGGGTGTCCCGTTCGAGCGGGACGGTCATCGGGTGCGGGTCCGGGTGGCGCTGCAGCCGGGACAGTCCCAGCTGCTCGCCTTCGAGCGCCGGCGGGCGGCGATCCCGAGCCGGACGTTCACCGAGACCGTCCCGGTCGCCGGCCCGTGGGAGCTGGAGGTCGAGGACTGGCAGCCCACCGGCGTCACCAGGCACAACGTGACCCTCACCGAGCTGCTCCCCTGGTCGGCCATCCCGGCGCTGGCCGACGTGTCAGGCATCGGCCGCTACCGCACCACGATCAACTCGCCGTCGCAGGCGCGGGCGCTCCTGCAGCTCGGCAAGGTCGTCGACACCTGCCGGGTGCGGCTCAACGGCCGCCTGCTGCCCCCGATCGACGTGCTCCAGCCGGTCGCCGACCTGCGCCTGCGCCGCGGCGTCAACACCCTCGAGGTCGAGGTCGCCACCACCCTGCTCAACCGGCTGCGCACCACCAGCCCGTCCGTCTTCGGCATCGCCGCTCGCCAGGCCTACGGCCTGCTCGGCCCGGTCACCCTGAGGTACTACGTCTGA
- a CDS encoding helix-turn-helix transcriptional regulator: protein MVKPTRVTNRIRALRAAGGDMTQAELADRVGVTRQTLIAVEQGKYSPSLEVAFKIARALGVPIDDVFQYPDSTEEQS, encoded by the coding sequence GTGGTGAAGCCGACCCGCGTCACCAACCGGATCCGCGCGTTGCGTGCGGCCGGCGGCGACATGACCCAGGCCGAGCTCGCCGACCGGGTCGGTGTGACCCGGCAGACCCTGATCGCCGTCGAGCAGGGTAAATACTCGCCGTCCCTGGAGGTCGCCTTCAAGATCGCCCGGGCGCTCGGCGTGCCGATCGACGACGTCTTCCAGTATCCCGACAGCACCGAGGAGCAGTCATGA
- a CDS encoding NAD(P)-dependent alcohol dehydrogenase, with product MKAIVSDRYGSAEVLALREVGTPSIGDDEVLVEVHAAAADPGVWIMMTGRPYAARLAGGLRRPRVPVIGRSHAGVVAAVGAKVTRLRPGDAVYGTAESGSFAEFTRARERRLARMPGNLTFEQAAAVPISAVTALQAVRDARIRAGRRVLVIGAGGGVGTFAVQLIKQRGAIPVGVCGPSKVSLVRSLGAADVIDYTRQEIDASGVSYDAIIDTAGNRPLSLLRRAVTADATIALVGGGHARWPVMGGFGRQLAAPLISPFGRARLVGVTAREHHDDLDELTPLLESGAVVPVVGRTYALADAPDAIRHLEEGHATGKLVITVR from the coding sequence ATGAAGGCCATCGTGTCGGACCGATACGGATCAGCCGAGGTGCTCGCCCTGCGGGAGGTGGGGACGCCGTCGATCGGCGACGACGAGGTCCTCGTGGAGGTGCACGCGGCGGCCGCCGACCCCGGTGTCTGGATCATGATGACGGGTCGGCCGTACGCGGCCCGGCTCGCGGGCGGACTGCGCCGGCCGCGGGTTCCGGTGATCGGACGCTCGCACGCCGGCGTGGTCGCCGCGGTCGGCGCCAAGGTCACCCGGTTGCGTCCCGGCGATGCCGTCTACGGGACCGCGGAGAGTGGATCGTTCGCGGAGTTCACCCGGGCCCGGGAGCGCCGGTTGGCGCGGATGCCGGGAAACCTGACGTTCGAGCAGGCGGCGGCGGTGCCGATCTCCGCGGTCACGGCGCTCCAGGCCGTGCGCGACGCGCGGATCCGGGCGGGCCGGCGCGTGCTGGTCATCGGCGCGGGCGGAGGGGTGGGCACGTTCGCCGTGCAGCTGATCAAGCAGCGCGGCGCGATCCCGGTCGGGGTCTGCGGCCCGTCCAAGGTCAGCCTCGTCCGGTCCCTCGGCGCGGCGGACGTCATCGACTACACCCGGCAGGAGATCGACGCGTCCGGCGTCTCCTACGACGCGATCATCGACACCGCGGGGAACCGCCCGCTGTCCCTGCTGCGCCGCGCGGTGACGGCGGACGCGACGATCGCCCTGGTTGGCGGAGGGCACGCGCGGTGGCCGGTGATGGGCGGTTTCGGGCGGCAGCTGGCGGCTCCGCTGATCTCCCCGTTCGGCAGGGCGCGGCTGGTCGGGGTGACCGCCCGGGAGCATCACGACGATCTGGACGAGTTGACGCCGCTGCTGGAGTCCGGCGCGGTGGTGCCGGTGGTGGGGCGGACGTATGCGCTGGCGGACGCCCCGGACGCGATCCGTCACCTGGAGGAGGGCCACGCCACCGGAAAACTCGTCATCACCGTCCGGTAG